The proteins below are encoded in one region of Maribacter aestuarii:
- a CDS encoding NADP-dependent isocitrate dehydrogenase: MSKIFYTKTDEAPALATSSFLPIVKAFTKTSGIEIETKDISLAGRIIAAFPDFLESNQIISNDLDELGEMAKLPEANIIKLPNISASVPQLKEAITELQGKGYKLPNYPDEPSNEKEKEIKGRYDKIKGSAVNPVLREGNSDRRAPRAVKNYAKKNPHSMGAWDSNSKTHVATMSEGDFNSNEKSLTIDKPCSVKILLRTGTEEVVLKDKIVLQAGEIIDATVMSKSALLQFLKEQVKDAKEKNVLFSVHLKATMMKVSDPIIFGHVVETFLKPVFEKYSDTFEQLGVNPNDGLEVLYAKLEKLSEDKKSPIVQDINTVLDNGPDLAMVNSDKGITNLHVPSDIIIDASMPAMIRNSGQMWNAEGKSQDTKAVIPDSSYAGIYSATIDFCKKHGAFDPTTMGTVPNVGLMAQKAEEYGSHDKTFEISSPGSVEVMDIDTGRTLLQHQVEKGDIWRMCQVKDAPIRDWVKLAVSRARATNVPAVFWLDENRAHDAELIKKINTYLPNQDTAGLDIHIMSPIEATTFTLARLKKGEDTISVSGNVLRDYLTDLFPILEVGTSAKMLSIVPLMNGGGLFETGAGGSAPKHVEQFLEEGHLRWDSLGEFLALGVSLEFYGEKNNNAKAKVLGDALDTATEKFLDNDKSPSRKVKELDTRGSHFYLAKYWAEALSEQSRDEDLKNTFSRISTAIENKEHQILSELLDAQGSPQDIGGYYKPKPHLVEKAMRPSTSFNEILDSI; encoded by the coding sequence ATGTCTAAAATATTTTATACTAAGACTGACGAGGCACCGGCATTGGCTACTTCCTCGTTTTTACCTATCGTAAAAGCTTTTACCAAAACTTCTGGAATTGAGATTGAAACAAAAGATATATCCTTGGCGGGAAGAATCATTGCCGCGTTTCCCGATTTCTTAGAATCCAACCAAATAATCTCCAACGATTTAGACGAATTGGGAGAAATGGCAAAATTACCGGAGGCGAACATAATCAAGCTACCCAACATAAGTGCTTCCGTACCGCAACTAAAGGAGGCAATAACTGAGCTTCAAGGTAAAGGCTACAAGCTGCCCAACTATCCCGATGAACCAAGTAATGAGAAGGAAAAGGAGATTAAGGGTAGGTATGATAAAATAAAAGGTAGTGCCGTAAACCCAGTTCTTAGAGAGGGTAATTCTGACCGTAGGGCGCCAAGGGCAGTAAAAAACTATGCTAAAAAGAACCCACATAGCATGGGAGCTTGGGATTCAAATTCCAAAACTCACGTGGCGACGATGTCAGAAGGTGATTTCAATTCCAACGAAAAGTCGCTGACCATAGATAAGCCGTGTTCTGTTAAAATTCTGTTGCGTACCGGTACCGAAGAAGTTGTGCTCAAAGATAAAATAGTGCTTCAGGCTGGTGAAATAATCGATGCTACGGTTATGAGCAAGAGCGCTTTACTCCAATTTTTAAAGGAACAAGTAAAAGACGCAAAGGAGAAGAATGTTCTTTTTTCGGTGCATCTGAAGGCCACAATGATGAAGGTATCCGACCCCATAATTTTCGGACACGTAGTAGAAACATTTTTGAAACCGGTCTTTGAGAAGTATTCAGACACGTTTGAGCAACTTGGTGTTAATCCAAATGACGGACTGGAGGTACTTTATGCGAAATTGGAGAAATTATCAGAAGATAAAAAGTCTCCAATCGTACAAGATATCAATACCGTATTGGATAATGGTCCCGACCTTGCCATGGTAAATTCGGATAAAGGTATTACCAACCTTCACGTTCCTAGTGATATTATAATCGATGCCTCAATGCCGGCTATGATTCGGAATTCAGGTCAAATGTGGAACGCTGAAGGAAAATCACAAGATACCAAAGCAGTTATTCCAGATAGTAGCTATGCCGGAATTTACTCAGCTACAATTGATTTTTGCAAAAAGCACGGTGCCTTTGACCCAACCACCATGGGTACAGTTCCAAATGTTGGGCTTATGGCACAAAAGGCCGAAGAGTATGGGTCTCATGACAAGACTTTTGAAATTTCGTCACCCGGAAGTGTCGAAGTAATGGATATCGATACTGGAAGAACACTTCTACAGCATCAAGTCGAGAAAGGAGATATTTGGCGCATGTGCCAGGTGAAAGACGCTCCTATAAGGGATTGGGTAAAACTTGCCGTATCCCGTGCAAGAGCTACCAACGTGCCGGCCGTGTTTTGGTTAGATGAAAATAGAGCCCATGACGCTGAATTGATCAAAAAAATTAATACCTATTTGCCAAACCAGGATACCGCAGGTTTGGATATTCATATTATGTCGCCAATTGAAGCGACTACTTTTACATTGGCGCGTCTGAAAAAGGGTGAGGACACCATTTCTGTTTCAGGAAATGTATTAAGGGATTACCTTACGGATCTCTTTCCAATCCTAGAAGTAGGCACCAGTGCCAAAATGCTTTCCATAGTTCCATTGATGAATGGCGGAGGGTTGTTTGAAACTGGAGCAGGCGGTTCGGCACCTAAACATGTGGAGCAATTTTTAGAAGAAGGTCATTTAAGATGGGATTCTTTAGGAGAGTTTTTAGCACTTGGGGTTTCCCTTGAGTTTTATGGGGAAAAAAATAATAATGCTAAAGCAAAGGTTTTAGGAGATGCATTAGACACCGCTACGGAGAAATTTTTGGATAACGATAAATCCCCATCCAGAAAAGTCAAGGAATTGGATACCCGAGGAAGTCATTTTTACTTGGCTAAGTATTGGGCCGAGGCCTTGTCAGAGCAATCACGGGATGAAGACCTTAAAAATACTTTTTCTAGAATCAGCACGGCAATTGAAAATAAGGAACATCAAATTCTATCTGAATTGCTGGATGCCCAGGGAAGTCCGCAGGATATTGGTGGGTATTATAAGCCTAAGCCCCACTTAGTTGAGAAAGCAATGCGGCCAAGTACTTCTTTTAATGAAATTTTAGATTCAATATAA
- a CDS encoding DUF4249 family protein, which produces MYLRHRNRFFLLILLLALIGCEDVIEVEIPSEEPRLIIDALIRVDMNETSTPVAIEVSLTDGFFGTVPLTKLDNIIIIYEEIEDDLIRETGAIEFEDIANNFGVYNTVDPIPNSLFQENIRFSLYIEHEDAVYLAQTFFSTAPPIDSLTQGSNTLFDEEETEIIIAFKDIEDQDNFYVFDFGFGEYLTTDDQFYKNQVYSFSYFYEKELEQGTAIEVSILGADRRFYNYMDLLIEQSEGTFGIFETPVATVRGNFIDVTDLDNIDTFDNVAQPDIFALGYFAIVQEHKNRLTIE; this is translated from the coding sequence ATGTACTTACGACATAGAAATAGGTTTTTCTTACTTATCCTCCTTTTAGCGCTAATTGGTTGCGAAGATGTCATTGAGGTAGAAATTCCTTCTGAAGAACCGAGATTAATTATCGATGCGCTTATCCGTGTAGACATGAATGAAACTTCAACGCCAGTGGCCATAGAAGTTAGCCTAACAGATGGGTTTTTTGGTACCGTACCGTTGACCAAATTAGATAACATCATTATCATTTACGAAGAGATAGAAGACGATTTAATTCGTGAAACGGGTGCTATTGAGTTTGAGGATATCGCTAATAATTTTGGGGTTTACAATACGGTTGACCCTATACCAAATTCCCTTTTTCAAGAGAACATCCGCTTTTCGCTGTATATAGAACATGAAGACGCCGTGTATTTGGCACAAACTTTCTTTTCCACAGCACCTCCAATAGACTCTCTTACTCAAGGTTCCAATACTTTATTTGATGAAGAGGAGACAGAAATAATAATCGCTTTCAAGGATATTGAAGATCAAGATAATTTTTACGTCTTTGATTTTGGTTTTGGAGAATACCTTACCACGGATGACCAGTTTTATAAGAATCAGGTATATAGCTTTTCCTACTTTTATGAAAAAGAATTAGAACAAGGAACGGCCATAGAAGTTAGTATCTTGGGAGCTGACAGGAGATTTTATAATTATATGGATCTATTAATCGAACAGTCGGAAGGGACCTTTGGAATTTTTGAAACTCCTGTTGCTACGGTCCGGGGGAACTTCATAGATGTAACCGACTTGGACAACATAGACACCTTTGACAATGTAGCACAACCCGATATTTTTGCGCTAGGTTATTTTGCCATAGTTCAGGAGCATAAAAATAGATTGACTATAGAATGA
- a CDS encoding DUF4249 family protein encodes MKRIYFFLIIVLSLFSCEDVIEVDAPSEPPRLTVDALIRLDTSVAVTTATIKVGLSSSFFDSNDVADVDQMIIQNLDYEPTSPLDQNFIIFRETEPGVFQGSKNTSFFTSGNLFLNIEYGEERYLASTRFVPSVPIDDLEQGDGTLFTGDETEIKVSFTDNADRDDFYLFDFDFDEYLVTEDEFYQGQTFEFSYFYDDGIEAGRTLEISILGVDEPFYNYMNQLIVQSGGDQGPFQTPAATVRGNIINVTDIDNMEVFDNVGENDNFALGYFAVVQEFKETITIE; translated from the coding sequence ATGAAAAGGATATACTTTTTTCTGATAATCGTGTTATCACTTTTTTCTTGTGAGGACGTCATTGAAGTAGATGCACCTTCCGAACCTCCAAGATTAACTGTAGATGCTTTAATAAGACTAGATACCTCTGTAGCCGTTACCACGGCAACTATAAAAGTCGGTTTGAGCAGTTCTTTTTTTGATAGTAATGACGTTGCAGATGTCGATCAAATGATTATTCAGAATTTGGATTACGAACCTACGAGTCCATTGGACCAAAACTTTATTATTTTCAGGGAAACTGAACCAGGAGTTTTTCAAGGCTCGAAGAACACATCTTTTTTTACTTCTGGCAATCTATTCTTAAATATTGAATACGGGGAAGAACGTTACCTTGCATCCACGAGATTTGTGCCTTCTGTACCTATTGATGATCTTGAACAAGGTGATGGTACACTATTTACTGGGGATGAGACCGAAATAAAGGTATCCTTTACGGATAATGCAGATCGCGACGATTTTTATTTATTCGATTTTGATTTTGATGAGTATTTGGTAACCGAGGACGAATTTTATCAAGGACAGACGTTTGAATTTTCCTATTTCTATGATGACGGAATCGAAGCAGGAAGAACATTAGAAATCAGTATTCTGGGCGTGGATGAACCATTTTATAACTACATGAATCAACTGATAGTGCAATCCGGCGGCGATCAAGGACCATTTCAAACACCAGCCGCTACGGTAAGGGGGAATATTATCAATGTTACTGATATAGACAACATGGAGGTTTTTGACAACGTAGGAGAAAATGACAACTTCGCCCTTGGATATTTTGCGGTCGTGCAGGAATTTAAAGAGACCATAACCATTGAATAA
- a CDS encoding DUF6095 family protein, which yields MNTDKDLLVRGLKQLAYTVALMFMAPIIIWQAFKNEEHPLYWPVLIIGLILGIAAIGMGFKGIHTIMNSLFSKKK from the coding sequence ATGAATACGGACAAGGATTTACTCGTAAGGGGTTTGAAGCAATTAGCCTACACGGTAGCACTTATGTTTATGGCTCCCATTATCATTTGGCAGGCCTTTAAAAATGAAGAACATCCGCTATACTGGCCTGTGCTAATAATTGGGCTTATTTTGGGCATAGCGGCCATAGGCATGGGGTTTAAAGGAATCCACACCATTATGAATTCACTTTTCAGTAAAAAGAAATAA
- a CDS encoding TonB-dependent receptor: MNGFRNALPLLFLLCFSVFSQAQQKYTISGTVTETASNETLIGVTLVFPELNTGVTTNEYGFYSITLPEGEYQIVVTYLGFKDVSKTVVLNQNIKIDFQLDEEAEELEEVVVTENVERMDIRKPQMSVNTLSVETIKKIPVILGEADVIKSILLLPGVTNAGEGASGFNVRGGAVDQNLILLDEATIFNSSHLFGFFSVFNPDAIKDIKLYKGGIPARYGGRVSSVLDIFQKEGNSKELKINGGIGAVASRLLVEGPIKKDKAAFLIGGRASYAHLFLPLFDVDNTAYFYDLNTKLNYKINPNNNIFLSGYFGRDVFGISESFVNTYGNAVGNFRWNHLFSDKLFSNLSLIYSDYYYGLKLDFVGFNWNSGIRNFNVKYDLKHYLNDKLQINYGINNIYYQFNPGKIEPSNADSGILEEQLIQKYANEFAAYIDIEQKVTDNLSLGYGLRFSYFNRLGQDELNVYLNDNPVLFDPFLLVYQEADPISVSTPGRGGSLASFNNFEPRVSAAYTINDNSSVKASYTRLAQYLHLLSNTSSPTPLDVWTPSGPFVKPQILDQYAFGYFRNIKGGDYTVESEVFYKDIQNRIDYIDGANLIANNAIEQVILNGEARAYGLEFLLRKNEGKFQGWLAYTLSKSEQRTPGRAPFVDNGRSNLESGINFGEWYNTPYDKTHDVSVFASYDLNNKWSFNTNFVYQTGQPTNYPIGQFEFQGLTVPYYGLRNQQRLPDYHRIDISATLTPKKNETRKVKGEWVFSVYNLYNRRNAASINFRRNQDTGVNEAIRTSIFGIVPAVTYNFKF; this comes from the coding sequence ATGAATGGGTTTAGGAATGCATTACCCCTACTCTTTTTATTATGTTTCAGTGTTTTTAGTCAAGCCCAGCAAAAATATACGATAAGCGGTACCGTTACCGAAACGGCGAGTAATGAAACTTTAATTGGTGTAACACTTGTATTCCCTGAGCTAAATACAGGGGTTACTACAAATGAATACGGCTTCTACTCCATTACACTTCCAGAAGGGGAATATCAAATTGTGGTGACTTATTTAGGTTTTAAGGACGTGAGTAAGACTGTCGTGCTAAACCAAAACATCAAAATCGACTTTCAGTTAGACGAGGAAGCTGAGGAACTGGAAGAAGTTGTGGTTACGGAAAATGTAGAGCGAATGGATATACGTAAGCCGCAAATGAGCGTAAATACTTTATCCGTAGAAACCATAAAGAAAATACCTGTTATTCTTGGGGAAGCCGACGTTATAAAATCCATTCTTTTATTACCCGGCGTAACGAACGCAGGGGAAGGAGCATCAGGGTTTAATGTTCGTGGTGGAGCAGTTGATCAAAACCTGATTCTTCTGGACGAGGCGACCATTTTTAACTCCTCACACCTATTCGGTTTTTTCTCGGTTTTCAACCCGGATGCCATAAAGGACATTAAATTATACAAAGGTGGAATCCCGGCCCGCTACGGGGGACGAGTTTCTTCCGTCTTGGATATCTTTCAAAAAGAAGGGAATAGTAAGGAATTAAAAATCAATGGTGGAATTGGGGCTGTTGCGAGTCGATTGTTGGTAGAAGGCCCCATTAAAAAAGATAAAGCTGCATTCCTAATTGGTGGGAGGGCATCTTATGCCCATCTATTTCTCCCGCTATTTGATGTTGATAATACCGCATACTTCTACGATTTAAATACAAAATTGAACTATAAGATAAATCCCAACAATAATATTTTCCTTTCCGGATACTTTGGACGCGACGTCTTTGGCATTAGTGAAAGCTTCGTGAATACCTATGGCAATGCCGTAGGTAATTTTAGATGGAATCATTTGTTCTCGGATAAACTATTCTCGAACCTGTCGCTGATATATTCCGATTACTATTACGGTTTAAAATTAGATTTTGTTGGATTCAATTGGAATTCTGGTATTCGAAATTTCAACGTCAAGTATGATTTAAAGCATTATCTCAATGATAAGCTACAAATCAATTACGGTATTAATAACATCTATTATCAATTTAACCCAGGAAAAATAGAACCCTCAAATGCGGATTCGGGCATATTGGAAGAACAGCTGATTCAAAAATATGCCAATGAATTTGCGGCCTACATTGATATAGAACAGAAAGTAACGGATAATTTAAGCCTCGGTTATGGCCTTAGGTTTAGTTATTTCAACCGATTAGGGCAAGATGAACTGAACGTATATCTAAATGATAATCCAGTATTATTTGACCCTTTTCTATTAGTTTATCAGGAGGCGGACCCCATTAGTGTATCAACGCCAGGAAGAGGCGGTAGTCTGGCCTCTTTTAATAACTTTGAACCACGCGTTTCGGCAGCCTATACCATTAACGATAATAGTTCTGTTAAAGCGAGTTACACACGTTTGGCCCAATACCTGCATCTACTTTCCAACACGAGCTCCCCTACCCCTTTAGATGTCTGGACCCCAAGCGGGCCTTTTGTAAAACCCCAAATCTTGGACCAGTACGCTTTTGGCTATTTCAGGAATATTAAAGGAGGTGATTATACGGTTGAAAGTGAAGTTTTTTACAAGGATATACAGAATCGGATAGATTACATAGACGGTGCCAATCTAATAGCCAACAATGCTATTGAACAGGTTATACTCAACGGAGAAGCACGGGCTTACGGATTGGAATTTCTACTTAGAAAAAACGAGGGTAAATTTCAGGGGTGGTTAGCTTATACCCTTTCTAAATCTGAACAAAGGACCCCAGGCAGGGCACCTTTTGTAGATAATGGCCGAAGTAATTTGGAAAGCGGCATCAACTTTGGAGAGTGGTACAATACGCCCTATGATAAAACACATGATGTTTCTGTTTTTGCAAGTTATGACCTGAACAACAAATGGAGCTTCAACACCAATTTCGTTTACCAGACGGGACAACCCACGAACTATCCAATAGGACAATTTGAATTCCAAGGATTAACCGTTCCTTATTATGGCCTTAGAAACCAACAACGTTTGCCAGATTACCATCGTATAGATATTTCTGCGACACTGACCCCGAAAAAGAATGAAACCAGAAAGGTAAAGGGAGAATGGGTTTTTAGCGTATATAATCTCTATAATAGAAGAAATGCCGCCTCGATTAACTTTAGGAGAAACCAAGATACAGGGGTAAATGAAGCCATTAGGACTTCTATTTTCGGAATAGTTCCTGCTGTTACCTACAACTTTAAATTTTAG
- a CDS encoding NUDIX hydrolase yields MGLFHPTVHIWFYTANGEILIQQRGKNKDTHPLLWDVSVAGHVGAGEAIELAAIREVKEEIGLDIKIGRLEKIGIFKSIQQHSQHLIDREFHHTYISELKIPLLKLRKQDSEVENLVLIDIDKFEKEVLADIKTDKYVPHDTHYYNTIIRTIRTAIG; encoded by the coding sequence ATGGGACTTTTTCATCCTACGGTCCATATTTGGTTCTACACCGCGAACGGTGAGATACTCATCCAGCAACGGGGAAAAAATAAAGACACACACCCCTTATTATGGGATGTTTCAGTTGCCGGACACGTAGGAGCGGGAGAAGCTATTGAACTTGCCGCCATTCGTGAGGTGAAGGAAGAAATCGGACTTGACATAAAAATCGGACGACTGGAGAAAATAGGCATATTTAAATCCATTCAACAACATAGCCAGCATCTGATTGATCGTGAATTCCATCATACCTATATTTCTGAGCTGAAAATTCCACTATTAAAACTTCGGAAGCAGGACAGCGAGGTTGAGAACTTAGTTTTAATCGATATCGATAAATTCGAGAAGGAGGTCTTGGCCGATATCAAAACGGATAAATACGTACCGCACGATACTCACTACTATAATACTATAATAAGAACTATTAGGACGGCTATAGGTTAG
- a CDS encoding M42 family metallopeptidase, with protein MAEKKIITKKSLDFFEKYLNNAAPTGYEWEGQKLWMNYLKPYVDTFITDTYGTAVGVINPDAKYKVVIEGHSDEISWYVNYITDNGLIYVIRNGGSDHQIATSKWVNIHTKKGIVKGVFGWPAIHTRKGDNKEERAPKLDNICIDVGAKDKKAVEKLGVHVGCVITYPDTFHVLNKDKFVCRAIDNRAGGFMIAEVARLLHENKKKLPFGLYITNSVQEEIGLRGAEMITQTIKPNVAIITDVCHDTTTPMIEKKTQGHTEIGAGPVISYAPAVQNKLRERIIETAENNKIPFQRMAASRATGTDTDAFAYSNGGVASALISLPLRYMHTTVEMVHQDDVENVIRLIYETLLNIKEGETFSYFD; from the coding sequence ATGGCTGAGAAGAAAATTATTACCAAAAAGTCCTTGGATTTTTTTGAAAAATACCTGAACAATGCAGCCCCTACCGGTTATGAATGGGAAGGGCAAAAGTTATGGATGAACTATCTAAAACCGTACGTGGATACTTTTATTACGGATACTTATGGTACCGCCGTAGGTGTTATAAATCCTGATGCGAAATATAAGGTAGTCATAGAAGGACATTCCGATGAAATTTCATGGTATGTCAATTACATTACGGATAATGGATTGATTTACGTAATTCGTAACGGCGGTAGCGACCATCAAATAGCTACCTCGAAATGGGTGAATATCCACACCAAGAAAGGAATCGTAAAAGGTGTGTTCGGGTGGCCGGCAATACATACCCGAAAAGGTGACAATAAGGAAGAGCGAGCCCCAAAGTTGGATAACATATGTATCGATGTAGGGGCCAAGGATAAGAAGGCCGTAGAAAAGCTAGGGGTTCATGTAGGTTGTGTCATTACTTATCCTGATACCTTTCATGTACTCAATAAAGATAAATTTGTTTGTAGGGCGATAGATAACCGAGCTGGTGGATTTATGATTGCCGAGGTAGCCCGGCTATTACATGAGAACAAAAAGAAATTACCTTTTGGACTTTATATAACGAATTCCGTTCAAGAAGAGATTGGACTACGTGGTGCCGAAATGATCACACAAACGATTAAGCCTAACGTCGCGATTATCACCGATGTTTGCCACGATACCACCACGCCAATGATTGAGAAGAAAACCCAGGGTCATACGGAAATAGGTGCTGGACCAGTGATTTCATACGCTCCTGCAGTTCAAAATAAACTACGGGAACGTATTATTGAGACCGCAGAAAATAATAAAATACCTTTTCAGCGCATGGCGGCGTCCAGGGCAACTGGTACGGATACAGATGCCTTTGCTTATAGCAACGGCGGTGTGGCTTCTGCACTCATTTCTCTTCCATTACGCTATATGCATACAACCGTGGAGATGGTACACCAGGATGATGTAGAAAATGTGATTCGATTGATTTATGAAACGCTTTTGAACATTAAAGAGGGAGAAACTTTTAGTTATTTCGACTAG